The genomic region CGACCAAACCCTTGTCTGTGGCCAAAGCCACATACCATGTCCAAATCCGAACCCTATTACGTTAAGTAATGCGACCCATAATATACTAAATGGTAAGAATATGGGCACTGCAAATGATATGGCGCATATGGCGGCAGCCACCGCATACATCACGTTCCTATTTAGCTTATCGGATAATTGCATATAAACTGCTACTACACCTATTATTGCTGTGATGAACCACAGTATGTCGCCTACATAAGCCATCGTGGTTGTTGTGAATCCAATATCCTTAAAGAAGTAGGGTAGGAAGAATCCAAAGGTTCCTGCGGGCACGCCCCAGAATATATAAATTGGTATTATGAAAGCTAATCCTTTCTTATACTTAAAGATATCACTCCATTTATATTTATACTGAGATTGTGCGCCTTGAGATGCGCTTGTCTGCTGAGTTGCCTGTTCACCAAGCTGTTTTAATGCTTCCTGAACTACGTTCGTCTTTCCAGCCACTAACCCCCACCTAGGTGACTCGATTAAGCCTCTTCTGAGGATCCATGTTATTATTGCAACGGCAGCCAATACACCGAACACAGCCCTAAAGGTTAATGCTCCATAGGGCTCAAAAGCTATACCAAGTAGAAGCATCACTATGGGTCCTATGTACCAAAAGAGGTTAGTAAATGCCATTAAGAATCCTCTTTTATATTTTGGTGCATATTCCGCTATTAATG from Vulcanisaeta distributa DSM 14429 harbors:
- a CDS encoding MFS transporter, which codes for MSSWDVIRRFDEARLTLAHYRWTVLAAMGDFLDAGSIVAGAVSTIYWISTFHLTSLLLGIIAAFSPNAFAAFVGAIIAGPLGDRYGRKTIYMYDLLAYFIGALIMAAAVNYIMLLVGYIIVGIAVGLDVPTSWSLIAEYAPKYKRGFLMAFTNLFWYIGPIVMLLLGIAFEPYGALTFRAVFGVLAAVAIITWILRRGLIESPRWGLVAGKTNVVQEALKQLGEQATQQTSASQGAQSQYKYKWSDIFKYKKGLAFIIPIYIFWGVPAGTFGFFLPYFFKDIGFTTTTMAYVGDILWFITAIIGVVAVYMQLSDKLNRNVMYAVAAAICAISFAVPIFLPFSILWVALLNVIGFGFGHGMWLWPQTRVWSTELFPTEIRNSAQGFAWSWMRFALGVWSLIVPTLIAVIGYKAIAAVATTFFILNIIIGYLYGPKSQGKSLEEVLRDFYGGKIP